Proteins from a single region of Triticum dicoccoides isolate Atlit2015 ecotype Zavitan unplaced genomic scaffold, WEW_v2.0 scaffold58624, whole genome shotgun sequence:
- the LOC119347108 gene encoding uncharacterized membrane protein YMR155W-like: MGGGEGATAVMCTPAFVGRVLRSRWYVVFASMVVMAASGSTYIFALYSKELRSVLGYNQQTLNTLGFFKDLGTNVGVVSGLVQQVAPTWAVLLIGAGMNLAGYLMVYLALTERTAPPPVWLMCIYMCVGANALTFSNTGALVACVKNFPESRGIVIGLLKGFVGLSGAIYTQLYLAIYGDDAKSLVLLIAWLPAAVYIFFVHTIRVLPYRRRAEGDEPNSKPFFCFLYISIALATYLLVMIVVQKQVPSFSHAAYAVGATVLLIILFLPLGVVIKEEYTAVSQLEESLQHPPAITVQKPETASATDDDQPKCSMTGTGCLTNMFKPPALGEDYSIMQALVSVEMLVLFVVSVFGIGGTLTAIDNMAQIGQSLGYPAKSINTFVSLISIWNYAGRVGAGYMSEFFVARYRFPRPLALTAVLLFSCVGHLLIAFGVPQSLYAASVILGFCFGAQWPLLFSIISEVFGLKYYSTLFNFGSAASPIGAYVLNVRIAGRMYDAEAARQHGGHAAAVGDKICKGVQCFKHAFLIITGVTLAGALVSLVLVWRTRSFYKGDIYAKFKVVPAADADGSDQAGEMVEGTVAQGEPKNGKNKKHEEVNDEEFK, encoded by the coding sequence atgggcggcggcgagggggccaCGGCGGTGATGTGCACGCCGGCGTTCGTGGGGCGGGTGCTGCGCAGCCGGTGGTACGTGGTGTTCGCGTCCATGGTGGTGATGGCGGCGTCGGGGTCCACCTACATCTTCGCGCTCTACTCCAAGGAGCTGCGGTCCGTGCTGGGGTACAACCAGCAGACGCTCAACACGCTGGGCTTCTTCAAGGATCTGGGCACCAACGTCGGCGTCGTCTCCGGCCTGGTGCAGCAGGTGGCGCCCACGTGGGCCGTGCTCCTCATCGGCGCCGGCATGAACCTGGCGGGCTACCTCATGGTGTACCTGGCGCTCACGGAGCGCACGGCGCCGCCGCCCGTGTGGCTCATGTGCATCTACATGTGCGTCGGCGCCAACGCGCTCACCTTCTCCAACACCGGCGCGCTCGTCGCCTGCGTCAAGAACTTCCCGGAGAGCCGCGGCATCGTCATCGGCCTGCTCAAGGGCTTCGTCGGCCTCAGCGGCGCCATCTACACGCAGCTCTACCTCGCCATCTACGGCGACGACGCCAAGTcgctcgtcctcctcatcgcctgGCTCCCAGCCGCCGTGTACATCTTCTTCGTGCACACCATCCGCGTCCTGCCGTACCGACGCCGCGCGGAGGGCGACGAGCCCAACAGCAAgcccttcttctgcttcctctacaTCTCCATCGCGCTCGCGACCTACCTCCTCGTCATGATCGTCGTGCAGAAGCAGGTGCCGAGCTTCTCCCACGCCGCGTACGCCGTCGGCGCCACCGTGctcctcatcatcctcttcctccctCTCGGCGTTGTCATCAAGGAGGAGTACACCGCCGTCTCCCAGCTCGAGGAATCTCTCCAgcacccgccggccatcaccgtccaGAAACCAGAAACAGCAAGCGCGACAGACGACGATCAGCCAAAGTGCAGCATGACGGGGACGGGCTGCCTCACCAACATGTTCAAGCCGCCGGCGCTGGGGGAGGACTACTCCATCATGCAGGCGCTGGTGAGCGTGGAGATGCTGGTGCTGTTCGTGGTGTCGGTGTTCGGCATCGGCGGCACGCTGACGGCAATCGACAACATGGCGCAGATCGGCCAGTCGCTGGGCTACCCGGCAAAGAGCATCAACACCTTCGTCTCCCTCATCAGCATCTGGAACTACGCCGGCCGCGTCGGCGCCGGCTACATGTCCGAGTTCTTCGTCGCCCGCTACAGGTTCCCGCGCCCGCTGGCCCTCACCGCTGTGCTCCTCTTCTCCTGCGTCGGCCACCTCCTCATCGCCTTTGGCGTGCCGCAGTCCCTATACGCCGCGTCCGTCATCCTCGGCTTCTGCTTCGGCGCGCAGTGGCCGCTGctcttctccatcatctccgaGGTGTTCGGCCTCAAGTACTACTCCACACTCTTCAACTTTGGCTCCGCGGCCAGCCCCATCGGCGCCTACGTGCTCAACGTGCGCATCGCCGGCCGCATGTACGACGCCGAGGCGGCCAGGCAGCATGGGGGccacgccgccgccgtcggcgacAAGATCTGCAAGGGGGTGCAGTGCTTCAAGCACGCGTTTCTCATAATCACGGGGGTCACGCTCGCCGGCGCGCTCGTCTCGCTGGTGCTGGTGTGGAGGACCAGAAGCTTCTACAAGGGGGACATCTACGCCAAGTTCAAGGTGGTGCCTGCCGCCGACGCCGACGGGAGCGACCAAGCCGGGGAAATGGTGGAGGGTACAGTTGCACAGGGGGAGCCCAAGAATGGAAAGAACAAGAAGCATGAGGAGGTCAACGATGAGGAGTTTAAGTGA